In Marinibacterium anthonyi, the DNA window TGGCCGGGACCGGCCGGCTGAGCGAGACCGCCTTTGCCCGGCTCTACCGTGTGCGGCGCGATCACCCGGCGTACCTGCGCAACCTGATGACGCGGCTGGACACCGATGAACGGCCCTACCTGAACGCCCTGCTCTGCCGGTCGGTCACGGCCCGCATGAACGCGCCCAAGCTGCACCGCAGGCTCAACGCCCTGCGCGCGGCAGCCGATACGGGCGCGTTCCGTTTCCCGCCCGATTGAGGCGCGCAATAGCGCTCTGACATCTGGAAGCGGCGCGCGCTTCGTGCTAGCGGCAGGGCATGAGCGACACCCTGACCATCCCGCGTCCCGACGACTGGCACCTGCACCTGCGCGACGGCGCGATGCTGAAGGCCGTCCTGCCCGAAACCACCCGCCATTTCGCCCGCGCGATCATCATGCCGAACCTGGTTCCGCCGGTGGTGACCGGCGCCCATGCGGCGGCTTATCGCGACCGGATCCTGGCGGCGATGCCCGAAGGCGCGGATTTCACCCCGCTCATGACGCTATACCTGACGGAAGAGACCGACCCCGCCGATGTCGCGGCGGCTGCTGAAAGCGGCCTGGTGACAGCGGTGAAACTGTACCCGGCCGGGGCCACGACCAATTCCGCCAGCGGTGTGCGCGACTTCGACAAGGTGCGCCCGGTGCTGGAGAAGATGGCCGAGATCGGCCTGCCGCTGTGCGTTCATGGCGAGGTGACGGACCCCGAGATCGACATCTTCGACCGCGAAGCCGTGTTCATCGACCGCGTGCTGGACCCGATCCGCAAGGCGACGCCGGGGCTGAAGGTGGTGATGGAACACGTGACCACCAAGGATGCGGTCGATTACGTGTCGGGCGCGGACACCGGGCTGGGCGCGACGATCACCGCGCATCACCTGGTCATCAACCGCAACCACATCCTGGTGGGCGGCATCCGCCCGCATTACTACTGCCTGCCGGTCGCCAAGCGCGAGCTGCACCGCAAGGCGCTGGTCGCCGCGGCGGTGTCGGGGGACAAACGGTTCTTCCTGGGCACCGACAGCGCGCCGCACCTGGACGCGGCCAAGCTGCAGCCCTGCGGCTGCGCCGGCTGCTTCACGGCGACCAACGCGGTGGCGGTGGTGGCAGAGGTCTTCGATGGCGAAGGCGCGCTGGACAAGCTCGCAGGGTTCCTGAGCCGCAATGGCGCGGGCTTCTACGGATTGCCGGTCAATGACGGCACGCTGACCCTGACCCGCGGCGCGGCACAGACCTTCCCCGAGGACGTGGCGACCGCCGATGGGCCGGTCACCGTCTTCGATCCCGCCCGTCCGATCCATTGGGCGGTCTCGCCCGACAGCTGACCTGCACATGGCCCCACGCCAGAAAATTCGTCGAATTTTCTTGGCCCCAACACAGAAAATCCTGCGAATTTTCTCGCGCCGACACGAAGGAACCCGCCCATGATCCCGTCCAGCTTCCCCCCGGCCGAAGAGATCGCGCGTCTCACCGCCTCGATGTTCCTGGAAATCGAGGCGGTACACCTGAACGCGACCCAGCCCTTCGTGCATGCCTCGGGCCTGCCCTCGCCCACCTATATCGACTGCCGCAAGCTGATCTCGTTTCCGCGCCTGCGTTCGACGCTGATGGATTTCCTGACCGTCACGATCATGCGCAACGCGGGCTTCGAAGCCTTCGACGTGATCGCGGGCGGCGAAACCGCAGGTATCCCCTTCGCCGCCTTCGTGTCCGAACGCATGGCGCTGCCGATGGCCTACGTGCGCAAGAAGCCCAAGGGCTATGGCCGCAACGCCCGCATCGAAGGCGTCATGACGGAAGGCGACCGGGTGCTGCTGGTGGAAGATCTGACCACCGACGGCGGATCGAAGCTGTCCTTCGTCGACGCCATCCGCGAGACCGGGGCCAGCTGCGGGCACACGGCGGTCATCTTCTATTACGACATCTTCCCCGAGACCCGGCAGGTGCTGGGCGACCACGGGATCGAGCTGCACCACCTGTGCACCTGGTGGGACATCCTGGCCGCCGCCAAGGAAAAGGGCACGTTCGACACCGCCACGCTGGACGGCGTCGAGGCCTATCTGAACGATCCGCGCGGCTGGCAGGAAGCACACAAGTAAGCCCACAGATCGAATCAAGGGCTCAATCGAAATCTTGTGTTTGTTCCGCCTCGTGCTACCCTATCTGCACAAGGCGGACACCAGGCAGAACTTACGCACAGGCTAGTCCACGACCATCCCCAGGGATCTCCACAGGGATTTCCACAGTGCATTCGGGGATGCGAAGGGCTATTCGTGTGCCTCACCAGCGGGTGGGAGAGCAGTCATGAACGAAATCACACGGTTCGACCCGAACGGACCGGAATCCGACACCGAAAAGACGGCAGAGCCCCTGCCGCAGTCGATCGAGGCCGAGCAGCAGCTGCTGGGCGCGATCCTGACGAACAACGACATCTACGACCGGATCGCATCCATCGTGCGGTCCGAGCATTTCCACGACCCGGTCCATTCGCGCATCTTCGAGATCGCTGCCGCCCGGATCGCGCGCAACCAGCTGGCCTCGCCGGTCACGCTGAAGGCGTTCATGGAAGACGACGAAGGCCTGGCCGCGCTTGGCGGCGCGGCCTACCTGGCGCGTCTGGCCGGATCCGCGATCTCGACCTTCGCGGCGCGCGATTACGCGCAGATGATCTACGACATGGCCATCCGGCGCGAGCTGATGGTCCTTGGGCGCGAGATCTCGGCCAAGGCCGCGCGCGTCGACGTCAAAAGCGAACCCAAGGACCAGATCGTCGAGGCGGAACAGAGCCTTTACAAGCTGTCCGAACAGGGCAAGTCCGACAGCGGGTTCCAGTCCTTCCTGAAGGCGGTGACCGAGGCCGTGAACTCGGCCAATGCCGCCTATCAGCGCGACGGCGGGCTTTCGGGCATTTCCACCGGCCTTGTCGACATGGACAAGAAGCTGGGCGGGCTGCACAAGTCCGACCTTCTGATCCTTGCAGGCCGTCCGTCGATGGGGAAGACCTCGCTTGCCACCAACATCGCCTTCAACGTGGCCAAG includes these proteins:
- the pyrC_2 gene encoding Dihydroorotase; translated protein: MSDTLTIPRPDDWHLHLRDGAMLKAVLPETTRHFARAIIMPNLVPPVVTGAHAAAYRDRILAAMPEGADFTPLMTLYLTEETDPADVAAAAESGLVTAVKLYPAGATTNSASGVRDFDKVRPVLEKMAEIGLPLCVHGEVTDPEIDIFDREAVFIDRVLDPIRKATPGLKVVMEHVTTKDAVDYVSGADTGLGATITAHHLVINRNHILVGGIRPHYYCLPVAKRELHRKALVAAAVSGDKRFFLGTDSAPHLDAAKLQPCGCAGCFTATNAVAVVAEVFDGEGALDKLAGFLSRNGAGFYGLPVNDGTLTLTRGAAQTFPEDVATADGPVTVFDPARPIHWAVSPDS
- the pyrE gene encoding Orotate phosphoribosyltransferase, which encodes MIPSSFPPAEEIARLTASMFLEIEAVHLNATQPFVHASGLPSPTYIDCRKLISFPRLRSTLMDFLTVTIMRNAGFEAFDVIAGGETAGIPFAAFVSERMALPMAYVRKKPKGYGRNARIEGVMTEGDRVLLVEDLTTDGGSKLSFVDAIRETGASCGHTAVIFYYDIFPETRQVLGDHGIELHHLCTWWDILAAAKEKGTFDTATLDGVEAYLNDPRGWQEAHK